One genomic window of Danaus plexippus chromosome 23, MEX_DaPlex, whole genome shotgun sequence includes the following:
- the LOC116774831 gene encoding uncharacterized protein LOC116774831, with product MDESEDNLSAEEIKLEDGSSVKVKSKKRSLVERELETNLTARVTSPIMNRDASSTSRYGRARRLKNEADFCDTDKAVTKCLKSPKREVTKSPNKIQSPAYKMHASNSPIRVETPKKESLNNQIESIYSENISLSRFRPEEKKSAAKKFPKVYIRKDLIQTKEKEIDDTVVLIKNIFSPTNSITKTKPNFNTESSAEKNYSNKMNNYMNTLSVVKTLDFDGNRKKKREDRTSLSKSELFDLEAQSEYQVGDLAWARMGSYPFWPCIITRDPHSGMFVKKKLFGRIERDVMHVTFFGDNGRRGWIVDSMLRKFLGQLEFEAARMNFSTEAKKKDPRLFAAFFISEKKTPQWQISVEEAEALLREPKRLRIDILNDMIEKSRALKTTPKPEKGRKITRTNSDVSLSESLYDTLFSEDDSKVKETERSRSKSRNKSLDVSEVVTACLDNMAAKTGITRIQRQSHMDRWLQKAKSKTPEKSHHKTQIRESSSSKPKKKNKDKNNKITSDNKHNDHDYSRDYSPKDSPIVIEDEIECNAGVFDIQPGSGIGIISKVETLCGKDKQDHEKGRIINEVAQENAGAQNTDVEQVNCVESVLCGTEHNNEISPKVVSQISTDVESDVEQINSVESPEISSIQSEYNDDDKNEPELLCDQNDIEVSALNINGIKNTHSIYTKIPDVTDNNILDNIFATDDSSSDVDTNNESVDDKSTNNEIKEASIDLNNVNEEGKEVEDKDPEKSSPSRDVTGQNASPIHDRGENLNKITNSVESSLDLDQNTNAIINNDSLNKENQDAKDQEAMNVNKNELCEKDNINQELDSVVENISPDIETLRRRRRCLNVPLNKSIDIVTKTSEDKSNIDKEENCDNNLNETADELPQNVSNNEKVDSMENDREILAINDMRNPCGDNDNVDLETNEESSSTTQVNTSEENENQNATKTELTINTNTNSSDEEAEGKNPIITDELSDQNDGKADEIKEMEMEKDNDNVSVVSEGSDISRKKRARDKPSDKKSLLSDVEFLKYLELRQDAVIDEHPELSQEDITSYLYKTWIYEENLKPDIKKCDDIDQANLVKGLNLDPAPVKKVRKRVKVDKEIACEDIATKEKSKRKIIRPYYKEEFSDGDDSVEYFDIFKSKKDQKGPIVDSKEIYQSDGTVLERIINVDEYVQDEYDDVEEYFRQLTAPKPNVFKGYAREKVCDICEKVGGLVKCKGCHSMFHVECDKKEIEVIECQTPTRGRRRKKKTRGRKTRDDHNQDSGSDEKSQDTNGSDELHMSLEEESHIIANADDFEAQMSVRMQEILKDQDIQYDFYSREELDWNDTHAGECKVVDIKPRMDSIEITDYSEFKCKNCQKYDPPVCFVCKYPISPKEKQGHRQKCQVAHCNKYYHLECLDHWPQTQFNGGEISRTNKFSEALTCPRHVCHTCVCDDPRGCKTRFSGDKLARCVRCPATYHTFTKCLPAGSQILTASHIICPRHYEHRPGKVPCHVNTGWCFICALGGSLICCEYCPTSFHAECLNIKPPEGGYMCEDCETGRLPLYGEMVWVKLGHYRWWPGIILHPSEIPDNILTVKHTLGEFVVRFFGQYDYYWVNRGRVFPFQEGDSGKVSSQKSKIDAAFTMAMEHAQRACSILKMAAPNEEESSDIASSLLPPHYVKLKVNKPCGSLCGKKIDLEESSLTQCECDPNDVDPCGPYTQCLNRMLLTECGPTCRAGDRCNNRAFEKRLYPRLGPYRTPHRGWGLRTMQDLRAGQFVIEYVGELIDEEEFRRRMNRKHEVRDENFYFLTLDKERMIDAGPKGNLARFMNHSCEPNCETQKWTVLGDVRVGLFALRDIPANSELTFNYNLETSGIEKKRCMCGAKRCSGYIGAKPKQEDQPKKIKPQVKRIYRKRKAEESPSTSQYKKRGRPIKPRELTEIEKDLLIIKNATNGLSSDSECSRISMDSCKDIKALKRKRINLSTEELSPKRSKTDEMNLVY from the exons ATGGATGAATCTGAGGACAATTTGAGTGCTGAGGAGATAAAACTTGAAGATGGTTCATCTGTTaaagttaaatcaaaaaaGCGGTCTCTTGTTGAGAGGGAGcttgaaacaaatttaacagCCAGGGTTACCTCTCCGATCATGAATAGAGATGCCTCAAGCACTAGTCGCTATGGGAGGGCTCGTCGGTTGAAAAACGAGGCAGATTTCTGTGATACTGATAAAGCTGTGACGAAATGCTTAAAATCACCAAAACGTGAAGTAACAAAGTCACCGAATAAGATTCAATCGCCAGCCTATAAAATGCATGCCTCAAACTCTCCTATAAGAGTTGAGACACCAAAAAAAGAATCTTTGAATAATCAAATCGAAAGCATTTACAGCGAAAACATTTCATTGAGCCGTTTCAGAcctgaagaaaaaaaatctgctGCAAAAAAGTTTCCCAAAGTATATATCAGGAAAGATCTCATACAGACCAAGGAGAAAGAAATCGATGACACTGttgtattgataaaaaatatattctcacCGACCAAcagtataacaaaaacaaagccAAATTTCAATACAGAATCGTCAGCtgagaaaaattattcaaataagatgaacaattatatgaatacattGTCTGTTGTTAAGACATTGGATTTTGATGGTAATAGAAAGAAAAAGCGGGAAGACAGGACATCGTTATCTAAGAGTGAGCTTTTTGATTTGGAGGCGCAATCCGAATATCAAGTAGGGGATCTGGCCTGGGCTAGGATGGGGAGCTACCCATTTTGGCCGTGCATCATAACCAGAGACCCGCATAGTggaatgtttgttaaaaaaaagt TATTCGGTCGTATCGAGCGCGACGTTATGCATGTTACCTTCTTCGGTGATAATGGCCGCCGCGGCTGGATCGTGGACAGTATGCTCAGAAAATTCCTAGGCCAGCTTGAATTTGAAGCGGCAAGGATGAACTTTAGCACTGAG GCAAAGAAAAAAGACCCAAGATTGTTTGctgcattttttatatcagaaaaGAAGACACCACAATGGCAGATATCGGTGGAAGAGGCAGAGGCATTGCTTAGGGAACCGAAACGATTAAGAATTGACATACTAAATGATATGATTGAAAAGTCCAGGGCCTTGAAAACTACACCCAAACCAGAAAAAGGCAGAAAAATTACTAGAACAAACAGCGATGTTTCGTTGAGTGAAAGTTTGTATGACACATTATTTTCCGAAGATGACAGCAAGGTTAAAGAAACAGAAAGATCTAGAAGTAAAAGTAGAAATAAGTCATTGGATGTCTCCGAGGTCGTAACAGCCTGTTTGGATAATATGGCCGCCAAAACCGGTATAACGAGAATACAGAGGCAATCACATATGGACAGATGGTTACAGAAGGCTAAATCCAAAACTCCAGAGAAATCCCATCATAAAACTCAAATCAGAGAAAGCAGTAGTTCAaaaccaaagaaaaaaaataaagacaagaataataaaatcacgTCTGATAACAAACACAACGACCATGATTACAGCCGAGATTACAGTCCGAAAGATAGTCCAATCGTCATCGAGGATGAAATAGAATGTAACGCTGGAGTATTCGATATACAGCCTGGTTCAGGAATCGGCATTATATCGAAGGTTGAGACGCTCTGTGGTAAAGACAAACAAGATCACGAAAAAGGTCGCATTATAAATGAGGTAGCACAAGAAAATGCTGGTGCACAGAATACAGATGTTGAACAAGTAAATTGCGTCGAATCAGTTCTATGTGGTACTGAACATAACAATGAGATATCCCCAAAAGTGGTATCCCAGATCAGTACCGACGTCGAGAGTGACGTTGAACAGATAAATTCCGTTGAATCACCAGAAATATCATCAATACAATCTGAATATAACGatgatgataaaaatgaaCCCGAACTGTTGTGTGATCAAAACGACATCGAAGTAAGCGCTCTGAACATTAATGGCATCAAAAATACACATTCAATATACACTAAGATACCGGATGTTAcggataataatattttggataATATATTCGCCACGGATGACAGCTCTAGTGATGTGGACACGAACAATGAAAGCGTCGATGATAAATCGACCAACAATGAAATCAAGGAAGCATcgatagatttaaataacgtGAATGAGGAGGGTAAAGAAGTAGAAGATAAAGATCCAGAAAAGAGCAGTCCGTCTAGAGATGTGACAGGTCAAAATGCATCACCGATTCATGATCGGGGcgagaatttaaataaaattactaacagtGTTGAAAGCTCATTAGACTTAGATCAGAATACAAACGCTATAATTAACAATGACTCACTAAACAAAGAAAATCAGGACGCGAAAGATCAAGAAGCAATGAATGTTAACAAGAATGAATTATGTGAAAAggataatataaatcaagaaTTGGATAGtgttgtagaaaatatttcaccAGACATAGAAACTTTAAGACGTCGAAGGCGTTGTTTGAATGTGCCTTTAAACAAATCTATCGATATTGTTACGAAAACAAGTGAAGATAAATCGAATATCGACAAAGAAGAGAattgtgataataatttaaatgaaactgccGATGAATTACCTCAAAATGTTAGCAATAACGAAAAAGTAGATAGTATGGAAAATGATCGAGAAATATTGGCAATAAATGATATGCGGAACCCATGCGGCGATAATGATAATGTAGATTTGGAAACTAATGAAGAATCTAGTAGCACTACTCAGGTTAATACATCtgaagaaaatgaaaatcaaaatgCAACAAAGACtgaattaactattaatactaATACAAACAGCTCGGATGAGGAAGCTGAGGGTAAAAATCCCATCATAACAGATGAGCTATCAGATCAAAATGATGGGAAAGCAGATGAGATTAAAGAAATGGAGATGGAAAAAGATAATGATAATGTATCAGTTGTATCAGAGGGCAGCGATATATCAAGAAAGAAACGCGCCAGAGACAAGCCGTCTGATAAGAAATCTTTGTTATCTGATGTAGAATTCCTGAAATATCTGGAATTGAGACAGGATGCGGTCATAGACGAGCATCCCGAGCTCTCGCAGGAAGACATCACTAGCTATTTATACAAAACCTGGATATATGAGGAAAATTTGAAACCAGATATAAAGAAATGCGATGACATAGACCAAGCTAATTTAGTGAAGGGTTTGAACTTAGACCCAGCGCCGGTCAAAAAAGTCAGGAAGAGGGTTAAAGTTGACAAAGAGATTGCGTGCGAGGACATCGCGACCAAAGAGAaatctaaaagaaaaataatacgcCCATACTATAAAGAGGAATTTTCAGACGGGGATGATAGtgtggaatattttgatatatttaaatctaaaaaggACCAAAAAGGACCAATTGTGGAcagtaaagaaatatatcagAGCGACGGAACTGTCCTCGAACGTATTATAAACGTAGACGAATACGTTCAGGACGAATACGATGACGTCGAAGAATACTTCAGACAGCTAACAGCGCCTAAACCTAACGTCTTTAAGGGTTACGCGAGGGAAAAGGTGTGCGACATATGCGAGAAAGTCGGCGGCTTAGTCAAGTGCAAGGGTTGCCATTCGATGTTTCATGTGGAATGTGACAAGAAGGAAATCGAGGTTATAGAATGCCAGACGCCAACAAGAGGCAGGAGGAGGAAGAAGAAAACTAGAGGAAGGAAGACCAGGGACGATCACAACCAAGACTCCGGCAGCGACGAGAAGTCGCAAGACACCAACGGCTCGGACGAATTACATATGTCGCTGGAAGAAGAATCTCATATAATAGCAAATGCGGACGATTTTGAGGCTCAAATGTCCGTAAGAATGCAAGAAATACTCAAGGATCAGGACATTCAGTACGATTTCTATTCACGCGAGGAGTTGGATTGGAACGACACTCACGCGGGCGAATGTAAGGTCGTGGACATAAAGCCGAGAATGGATTCCATAGAAATAACGGATTATTCGGAATTCAAATGCAAGAACTGCCAGAAATACGATCCGCCGGTATGTTTCGTGTGTAAATATCCTATATCGCCCAAAGAGAAACAGGGTCACAGGCAGAAATGTCAAGTGGCTCATTGCAATAAGTATTACCACTTGGAATGCTTGGACCATTGGCCCCAAACACAATTCAACGGGGGAGAAATTTCTAGAACGAACAAGTTCAGCGAAGCCCTGACTTGCCCGAGGCACGTCTGCCACACTTGTGTCTGTGACGATCCCAGGGGTTGTAAGACGAGATTCAGCGGTGATAAATTAGCGAGATGCGTTCGCTGTCCGGCCACTTACCACACATTCACGAAATGTCTACCGGCTGGGTCACAGATACTGACCGCCTCCCATATAATATGTCCACGACATTATGAACACAG GCCTGGCAAAGTCCCCTGCCACGTGAACACCGGCTGGTGTTTCATATGCGCCCTGGGCGGATCTCTGATATGTTGTGAATACTGCCCGACGTCCTTTCACGCTGAGTGCCTTAATATTAAACCTCCCGAGG GTGGTTATATGTGCGAGGACTGTGAGACTGGTAGACTACCGCTGTACGGAGAAATGGTCTGGGTGAAGCTAGGACACTACAG GTGGTGGCCAGGTATAATTCTTCATCCGTCTGAGATTCCAGACAACATCCTAACCGTGAAACATACCCTCGGTGAATTTGTGGTCAGATTTTTTGGACAATACGACTACTACTGGGTCAATAGAGGCAGAGTGTTCCCATTCCAAGAAG gtgATTCGGGTAAAGTTTCTAGTCAGAAATCCAAGATAGATGCAGCATTCACTATGGCGATGGAGCACGCACAAAGAGCTTGTTCGATTTTGAAAA TGGCTGCGCCGAATGAAGAAGAGTCTTCTGACATAGCATCTTCATTGTTACCACCTCATTATGTTAAATTGAAGGTGAATAAACCTTGCGGGTCACTCTGCGGCAAGAAAATAGATTTAGAGGAAAGTTCATTGACCCAGTGCGAATGTGACCCTAATGATGTCGATCCTTGCGGTCCCTATACTCAATGTCTCAATAG AATGCTTCTGACTGAGTGCGGGCCGACGTGTCGCGCCGGAGATCGCTGTAACAACAGAGCGTTCGAGAAACGTCTTTACCCCAGGCTGGGACCCTACCGCACCCCGCATAGAGGCTGGGGGCTACGGACCATGCAGGATTTAAGAGCTG gCCAGTTCGTTATAGAGTATGTGGGGGAGCTGATAGACGAGGAGGAGTTCAGACGTCGCATGAACAGGAAACACGAGGTTCGGGATGAGAACTTCTATTTTTTAACGTTGGACAAAGAGCGCATGATAGACGCCGGGCCGAAAGGGAATCTGGCGAG gttTATGAATCATTCCTGTGAGCCTAATTGCGAAACACAAAAGTGGACGGTGTTGGGCGACGTGCGTGTGGGATTGTTCGCGTTACGTGACATACCGGCA AACAGCGAGCTCACATTCAACTATAACCTGGAGACGTCGGGTATTGAGAAGAAAAGATGTATGTGTGGAGCCAAGAGGTGTTCAGGATATATAGGGGCTAAGCCTAAACAG gaGGACCAACCAAAGAAAATCAAGCCGCAGGTGAAAAGGATTTACAGGAAGCGCAAAGCGGAAGAATCGCCGTCCACGAGCCAGTACAAGAAACGAGGCAGACCCATAAAACCGCGAGAGCTGACCGAAATAGAAAAAGAtcttttaatcataaaaaatgcGACCAACGGCCTGTCTAGCGATTCAGAGTGCTCCAGGATAAGCATGGACAGCTGCAAAGATATAAAGGCGCTCAAAAGGAAAAGAATCAACCTGTCCACCGAGGAGTTGTCCCCGAAGAGGTCTAAGACGGATGAAATGAATTTGGTTTATTGA
- the LOC116774830 gene encoding ER membrane protein complex subunit 6 translates to MSSASKTKDTKPEPIAYSETALRNNAVVVEYCRTSMAALSGSTAGILGLTGLNGFAFYVFSVVVLWVMFMIKAGPNWNKYYVSRQSLLTNGFFGALFTYILFWTFIYGMVHVY, encoded by the exons atgtcttcTGCTAGTAAAACTAAAGATACCAAACCAGAACCAATTGCATACAGCGAAACAGCGTTGAGAAACAATGCAGTTGTTGTAGAATATTGTAGAACATCTATGGCTGCATTGTCGGGTTCGACTGCag GTATTCTGGGCTTGACAGGACTCAACGGATttgctttttatgttttctccGTTGTGGTTCTCTGGGTTATGTTCATGATCAAAGCTGGACCAAACTGGAACAAATACTATGTCAGCCGACAGAGCCTTCTAACTAATGGATTCTTTGGAGCCTTATTCACTTACATACTATTCTGGACATTTATATATGGGATGGTGCatgtttattag